In Chloroflexota bacterium, the following are encoded in one genomic region:
- a CDS encoding L-rhamnonate dehydratase (catalyzes the formation of 2-keto-3-deoxy-L-rhamnonate from L-rhamnonate): protein MKIIDVEAFIPHLPPEPPSWLSHIRVANPMSRYPEYGERRALWQGPLGPIIVRIRTDEGLEGLGLGGGGNPACFIVEQHLKRLLVGQDPRDTERLWDQMFRASLPYGRKGLPLMAISGIDNALWDIKGKAADQPVYKLLGGATKPAIPVYATGNQSAVYKSLGFVGNKVAMPYGPWDGVEGMKLNEKHVADAREALGPDMLLMLDCYMAWDVTYTLRMAERLRPYNVYWIEEALPPDDYEGYAEIRRRITWTRITTGEHEYTRYGFHELIQRGCADILQPDLAWCGGITEAHRAAQMAEPHGIDVIPHVGATASYHFCIAHGNAPLVEFIFRAGDGSELVPVQPFFSGEPLPENGRVRPPEAPGWGYEIAPEVTLERPHPTSESKEEAAAGSAGLGTGE from the coding sequence GTGAAGATCATTGATGTTGAGGCCTTCATTCCTCACTTGCCGCCGGAGCCGCCCAGTTGGCTCTCGCACATTCGGGTGGCCAATCCCATGTCGCGCTATCCTGAATACGGCGAACGGCGAGCGCTGTGGCAAGGGCCTTTGGGGCCAATCATCGTGCGCATCAGAACGGATGAGGGACTAGAGGGCCTCGGACTTGGAGGCGGCGGCAATCCGGCGTGCTTTATCGTGGAGCAGCACCTCAAGCGCTTGCTCGTCGGCCAAGACCCCCGTGATACCGAACGCCTCTGGGACCAGATGTTTCGCGCTTCGCTTCCATATGGGCGCAAGGGGTTGCCGCTCATGGCCATTAGCGGCATCGATAACGCGTTATGGGACATCAAGGGCAAGGCCGCCGACCAGCCGGTCTACAAACTCCTGGGCGGCGCCACCAAGCCTGCCATACCGGTCTACGCCACCGGCAATCAGTCCGCCGTGTACAAGTCGCTGGGCTTTGTAGGCAATAAAGTCGCCATGCCCTACGGCCCATGGGACGGCGTCGAGGGCATGAAGCTGAACGAGAAGCACGTAGCGGACGCACGTGAGGCGCTAGGTCCTGACATGCTGCTGATGCTGGATTGCTACATGGCCTGGGACGTCACGTACACGCTGCGCATGGCCGAGCGCCTGCGCCCGTACAACGTCTACTGGATCGAGGAAGCCCTGCCGCCCGACGACTACGAGGGTTACGCTGAAATCCGGCGTCGCATTACCTGGACGCGCATCACCACCGGCGAGCACGAGTACACGCGCTATGGCTTTCACGAGCTCATCCAGCGGGGCTGTGCCGACATCCTGCAGCCAGATCTCGCCTGGTGCGGCGGCATTACCGAGGCCCATCGCGCCGCGCAGATGGCTGAACCTCACGGGATCGACGTCATTCCCCACGTCGGCGCTACTGCCAGCTATCACTTTTGTATTGCCCACGGCAATGCGCCTCTCGTAGAGTTCATCTTCCGCGCAGGTGACGGCAGCGAACTTGTGCCGGTACAGCCCTTCTTCAGCGGCGAGCCGCTGCCGGAGAACGGCCGGGTGCGCCCGCCGGAAGCGCCCGGCTGGGGCTATGAGATTGCGCCGGAGGTTACGCTGGAACGCCCGCACCCCACGTCCGAGAGTAAAGAGGAAGCCGCGGCCGGATCGGCGGGTCTCGGCACAGGAGAGTAG